The following proteins are encoded in a genomic region of Micromonospora olivasterospora:
- a CDS encoding DedA family protein: MAVDTAEKARVVSESVALNPLDPKDLIHTFGLVGVWVILFAETGLLVGFFFPGDSLLFLAGVAASPVADAIFGSGTRISLAGLLIGGPVCAIVGAQLGHWLGARYGRRMFDKPNSRLFKREYVEKAEYYFQKFGPAKAVVLARFIPIVRTFLNPVAGVLGMPAKQFLLWNVVGAILWVDGILLIGYLLADQIYNAIGDKIDRYILPVVAVIIVISVLPIFFEFLRDRRARKRGEAVTVVAAATAAGAAEAVRDAAEHRRNDQPQQPYQQHPHGQPQQPPYPPQGGGRWPEQGESR, translated from the coding sequence GTGGCCGTGGACACAGCAGAGAAGGCCCGGGTGGTCTCCGAGAGCGTCGCCCTGAACCCCCTCGACCCGAAGGACCTGATTCACACCTTCGGGCTGGTGGGTGTCTGGGTGATCCTGTTCGCGGAGACGGGTCTGCTGGTCGGGTTCTTCTTCCCGGGCGACTCACTGCTGTTCCTGGCCGGCGTCGCCGCCTCGCCGGTGGCCGACGCGATCTTCGGCAGCGGCACCCGGATTTCGCTCGCCGGGCTGCTGATCGGCGGGCCGGTCTGCGCGATCGTCGGCGCCCAGCTCGGGCACTGGCTCGGCGCCCGGTACGGCCGGCGGATGTTCGACAAGCCCAACTCCCGGCTGTTCAAGCGGGAGTACGTGGAGAAGGCCGAGTACTACTTCCAGAAGTTCGGCCCGGCCAAGGCCGTGGTGCTTGCCCGGTTCATCCCGATCGTTCGCACCTTCCTCAACCCGGTGGCCGGGGTGCTCGGCATGCCGGCCAAGCAGTTCCTCCTCTGGAACGTCGTCGGCGCGATCCTCTGGGTGGACGGCATCCTGCTGATCGGCTACCTGCTCGCCGACCAGATCTACAACGCCATCGGCGACAAGATCGACCGGTACATCCTGCCGGTGGTGGCGGTGATCATCGTGATCTCGGTGCTGCCGATCTTCTTCGAGTTCCTCCGCGACCGGCGCGCGCGCAAGCGGGGCGAGGCCGTGACGGTGGTCGCCGCGGCGACGGCCGCCGGCGCTGCCGAGGCCGTCCGGGACGCCGCCGAGCACCGACGCAACGACCAGCCGCAGCAGCCGTACCAGCAGCACCCGCACGGGCAGCCGCAGCAGCCGCCGTACCCGCCGCAGGGCGGGGGGCGGTGGCCGGAGCAGGGCGAGAGCCGCTGA